One Fusobacterium nucleatum genomic window carries:
- a CDS encoding ABC transporter ATP-binding protein yields the protein MLLEVKNLSVKIKKSGKEIVKNISFNMEENSCLGILGESGSGKSMTCKSILGILKENLEASGEIIFGGRNLLTLKKEESRNIRGKEICMILQNPMTSFDPLYTIGNQLIETFLEHLNINKDEAYKLAVESLEKMRLKDIEEVLKKYPHELSGGMLQRIMIAVAIALKPKLIIADEPTTAIDSLNQKDIIDEFIILKKELNVSLLFVTHDLGVLTNLADNLIVMQNGEIVEKGTTKEIMTNAKHEHTKFLIGTRRALMEKFKKVKEYDK from the coding sequence ATGTTATTAGAAGTTAAAAATTTATCAGTTAAGATAAAAAAATCAGGAAAAGAAATAGTTAAAAATATAAGTTTTAATATGGAAGAAAATAGTTGTTTAGGAATACTAGGTGAAAGTGGAAGTGGAAAGAGTATGACTTGTAAGTCTATACTTGGAATCTTAAAAGAAAATTTAGAAGCAAGTGGAGAAATAATATTTGGTGGAAGAAATTTACTAACTTTAAAAAAAGAAGAAAGCAGAAATATTAGAGGTAAGGAAATTTGTATGATACTTCAAAATCCTATGACTTCTTTTGATCCACTGTATACTATTGGAAATCAACTTATAGAAACTTTTTTAGAGCATCTAAATATTAATAAAGATGAAGCCTATAAACTAGCAGTGGAATCTTTGGAAAAAATGAGATTAAAAGATATTGAAGAAGTTTTAAAAAAATATCCTCATGAATTAAGTGGAGGAATGTTACAAAGGATAATGATAGCTGTCGCAATAGCCTTAAAGCCAAAATTAATAATTGCAGATGAACCAACAACTGCTATTGATTCTTTGAATCAAAAAGATATCATAGATGAATTTATAATCTTGAAAAAAGAGTTAAATGTTTCTCTTTTATTTGTAACACATGATTTAGGAGTACTTACAAATTTAGCAGATAATTTAATAGTTATGCAAAATGGCGAAATTGTTGAAAAGGGAACTACAAAAGAAATTATGACAAATGCCAAACATGAACATACAAAATTCTTGATAGGAACAAGAAGAGCTTTAATGGAAAAATTTAAAAAGGTGAAAGAATATGATAAATAA
- a CDS encoding ABC transporter permease subunit: MIKKILKDKLVILCLLILFIIILLGIFAPYITKYNPVEGDIIKKFAKPSAEHWLGTDYLGRDTFTRLIYGVRTTLFLAILTMVPTIIIGLTVGLVSGYFRGILDEALMRFCDIMMSFPSQVMILAIVGALGVGIRNVIIANVVVKWMWYARMIRGNVIKQNNKNYILFSKITGASPFYIFRKHIIPAILPELIILITLDIGWVILSISSLSFLGLGVQAPTAEWGAMLNEAKNVIQTRPGQMLVPGIAILTVVTIFNLLGDSFRDIFDTKEADK, encoded by the coding sequence GTGATAAAAAAGATATTAAAAGATAAATTAGTAATACTATGCCTATTAATATTATTTATAATTATATTACTTGGAATATTTGCACCTTATATAACAAAATACAATCCAGTTGAGGGAGATATAATTAAAAAATTTGCAAAACCTTCTGCTGAACACTGGTTAGGAACTGATTACTTAGGTAGAGATACATTTACAAGACTTATTTATGGAGTAAGAACAACTTTATTCTTAGCAATTTTAACTATGGTACCTACTATTATAATTGGACTTACAGTAGGCTTAGTTTCAGGATATTTTAGAGGAATACTTGATGAAGCTTTAATGAGATTTTGTGATATAATGATGTCTTTTCCAAGCCAAGTTATGATACTAGCAATAGTTGGAGCTTTAGGTGTTGGAATTAGAAATGTTATTATAGCCAATGTGGTTGTTAAGTGGATGTGGTATGCAAGAATGATAAGGGGTAATGTTATAAAACAAAATAATAAAAATTATATATTATTCTCAAAAATAACAGGAGCAAGTCCTTTTTATATTTTTAGAAAACATATAATTCCTGCAATTTTACCAGAATTAATAATTCTTATAACATTAGATATTGGTTGGGTAATTTTAAGTATTTCAAGTCTTTCATTCTTGGGATTGGGAGTTCAAGCACCAACAGCAGAATGGGGAGCAATGCTTAATGAAGCTAAAAATGTTATTCAAACAAGACCAGGACAAATGTTAGTGCCAGGTATTGCAATACTTACAGTTGTTACAATATTTAACTTATTAGGAGATTCTTTCCGTGATATTTTTGATACTAAGGAGGCTGATAAATAA